One part of the Pandoraea faecigallinarum genome encodes these proteins:
- a CDS encoding peptidoglycan D,D-transpeptidase FtsI family protein, producing the protein MSLAFAALVGRAFWIQVANSDFYIAQGRARYQRRESLRVPRAKIVDRNGNILAIGEPIYDLWVDPNRFAGASTAQLEIVSSALDVPVERLKRYRLASSRFIYLKRLVDVDTAELLLAKEIPGLYGVRGEKRYFPEGALAAQIIGLAGRAGQGVEGIELAANKWLKGSVERRVVVVDRLGRVVEDPEYAGIPEPSANVVLSIDRNIQRMAFDALKQGIERSEAKAGCAIVVDVVSGEILALVNMPTFDPNDGAGKQMTPTRNRALTDAFEPGSTIKPIVVALALEKGVISERTRFDTAPGTLRFHGKVVHDTSNHGCIDTTEIISKSSNVGMVKISELLSATEMWRNFRAFGLGGLPLSGFPGVTAGVLHPPTRWRPIEKGTMAYGYGLSVSIAQLARAYQVLANDGVIMPLSLYHSEGGHLPGTRVISSATARSVRWMLEKTVEPGGTATMASVPSYRVGAKTGTARKNDGNGYRSGQYLGIMAGIAPMSNPRIVVAVMIDTPTRGTFYGGPVAGPIFARILKGVLPYLGVVPDKALIAVGR; encoded by the coding sequence ATGTCGCTGGCATTCGCGGCGTTGGTTGGCCGGGCATTCTGGATTCAGGTAGCCAATTCGGATTTTTATATTGCGCAGGGGCGGGCGCGTTATCAGCGGCGCGAGTCTCTGCGTGTGCCCAGGGCAAAGATCGTCGACCGCAATGGAAACATACTCGCGATTGGCGAGCCGATTTACGACCTTTGGGTCGACCCGAATCGCTTTGCCGGAGCCTCTACTGCGCAGCTCGAAATCGTATCGTCAGCGTTGGACGTTCCGGTGGAACGGCTCAAGCGTTACAGGCTTGCGAGCAGTCGGTTCATCTATCTGAAGCGCTTGGTCGACGTCGACACGGCTGAGCTTCTACTGGCAAAGGAGATCCCGGGCCTCTACGGTGTGCGTGGCGAGAAGCGGTACTTCCCGGAAGGGGCCTTAGCCGCGCAAATTATCGGACTTGCCGGCCGTGCGGGGCAGGGCGTGGAAGGTATAGAACTCGCTGCCAACAAATGGCTGAAGGGATCTGTTGAGCGCCGGGTCGTTGTTGTTGACCGGCTCGGGAGGGTTGTCGAGGATCCCGAGTACGCCGGAATCCCCGAGCCGTCCGCGAACGTCGTGCTTTCCATCGATCGGAATATCCAGCGCATGGCTTTTGATGCGCTCAAACAAGGCATCGAGCGCTCGGAAGCCAAGGCGGGCTGTGCGATCGTGGTGGACGTCGTGTCAGGTGAGATATTGGCTCTGGTCAACATGCCGACATTCGACCCGAACGATGGTGCAGGTAAGCAAATGACGCCAACCAGAAATCGGGCACTCACCGACGCTTTCGAGCCTGGCTCGACCATTAAGCCGATTGTCGTGGCGCTCGCCCTTGAAAAGGGGGTGATCAGTGAAAGGACGAGGTTCGATACCGCACCGGGAACACTAAGATTCCACGGCAAAGTTGTGCATGACACATCGAATCACGGATGTATCGACACCACAGAGATCATCTCCAAATCGAGCAATGTTGGAATGGTCAAGATATCGGAGCTGTTGTCTGCGACAGAGATGTGGCGGAATTTCAGAGCATTCGGACTTGGTGGCCTGCCCCTCTCCGGATTTCCGGGGGTCACTGCCGGAGTACTGCACCCGCCAACGCGGTGGCGTCCGATAGAAAAGGGAACGATGGCGTATGGGTATGGACTCTCCGTTTCGATCGCCCAACTGGCAAGGGCATATCAGGTGCTCGCCAATGACGGGGTCATCATGCCGCTCTCGCTCTACCATTCAGAGGGCGGGCATCTTCCAGGGACTCGCGTCATTTCCTCCGCGACCGCCAGGTCGGTTCGTTGGATGCTGGAAAAGACGGTTGAACCCGGTGGGACTGCAACGATGGCGAGCGTGCCTAGCTATCGGGTCGGCGCCAAGACGGGCACCGCCAGGAAGAACGATGGCAATGGATACCGCAGCGGACAATACCTCGGTATCATGGCTGGCATCGCGCCCATGTCAAATCCTCGCATCGTTGTCGCTGTGATGATCGACACTCCCACAAGGGGGACGTTCTATGGCGGACCGGTAGCCGGGCCTATCTTTGCCCGCATTCTAAAGGGAGTGCTTCCCTATTTGGGCGTCGTGCCCGACAAGGCGTTGATTGCCGTCGGGCGGTGA
- a CDS encoding response regulator transcription factor: protein MLANNHVVMTAVRGVLASSADVNVMYLHDLAFAGAAIKHSDDVDVLLCEPVSLRVLNKVRAKFHRAGSKNIMRVLFLGMPPAERTLRKLIQSGVFGFVGITAADFVAMPEAIRAVASGEFYFPSTARIGDCSIGGCQ, encoded by the coding sequence GTGCTAGCAAATAACCATGTAGTAATGACGGCGGTGCGCGGAGTGCTTGCGTCGTCCGCTGATGTCAATGTAATGTACTTGCACGATCTCGCTTTCGCGGGAGCGGCGATAAAGCACAGCGATGACGTCGATGTGTTGCTTTGTGAACCTGTTTCTCTCCGCGTCTTGAACAAGGTGCGTGCGAAATTTCACCGCGCGGGTAGTAAAAATATTATGCGAGTATTGTTTCTGGGCATGCCGCCGGCGGAACGTACGCTGAGAAAACTCATTCAGAGCGGGGTGTTCGGCTTCGTGGGAATTACCGCCGCCGACTTCGTCGCTATGCCGGAGGCAATTCGGGCGGTCGCGTCGGGCGAATTCTATTTTCCATCAACGGCGCGCATTGGTGATTGCTCGATCGGTGGATGCCAGTGA
- a CDS encoding response regulator transcription factor yields the protein MEKIRVGVADDHEVILVGVESALGQCADIDLCFSVSTISDLLEKLASETIDVLLCDYEFAGDPHADGISLLRRIIRIAPQTKVVFLSMHTAPHILAEAMSAGAAGYIGKSRQDFVDLCHAVRSANRQAGFLPESLASQLLATVYSGGRKGSGLASLSVKEAAVVRMICSGLSITEVAQRLNRSPKTISNQKNAAMQKLGAKNDVELANIVRDLYR from the coding sequence ATGGAGAAAATCCGTGTAGGTGTCGCGGACGATCACGAGGTAATTCTGGTCGGGGTGGAAAGTGCATTGGGTCAATGCGCTGACATTGACTTGTGCTTTAGCGTGAGCACTATCTCCGATCTGCTGGAAAAGCTGGCATCGGAGACGATCGACGTCTTATTGTGCGACTACGAGTTTGCCGGCGATCCTCATGCCGACGGAATATCCCTGCTAAGGCGCATCATTCGCATTGCACCTCAAACGAAAGTGGTTTTTTTGAGCATGCACACGGCGCCGCATATTCTTGCGGAAGCCATGAGTGCCGGGGCTGCTGGTTATATCGGGAAAAGCAGACAGGACTTTGTAGACCTATGTCATGCGGTGAGAAGCGCTAATCGACAAGCCGGATTTCTTCCCGAATCGTTGGCGAGCCAGTTGCTGGCCACGGTGTATTCGGGCGGAAGGAAGGGGAGTGGACTCGCGTCGCTATCGGTGAAAGAGGCGGCCGTCGTGCGCATGATCTGCAGTGGTCTATCGATCACTGAGGTCGCTCAGCGTTTGAATCGAAGTCCCAAGACCATCAGCAATCAAAAGAATGCTGCCATGCAAAAGCTTGGGGCCAAGAATGACGTTGAGCTGGCGAATATCGTGAGAGATTTGTACCGGTGA
- a CDS encoding ATP-binding protein: MPKSPLRKVLRYNKSVLLTCLGILSFVILAASVLIALRGVRDAEEDRIAEFVERRERLELVADQVSSRLMQLVDLYEGLWTFHEGESVPSERYRRALLLQQGVVQSADDLTAVPFTIVSNLVGTADSDRLSLYLRLVRAVSAAPSIDAQRLAGIRLTAVLYAPDGAFAAASPSYSDAALRAMRLCKPRDVVARLIDGVEAAYAGAKAGKRPLWIAAPGNDAGATAMIVIPIIKDGERVAMLAVNVPSVQFVQYFRNLENLPGFHVLSENGYPLHYGVETDEERRVFGVVSAERQRIVNHDSKILTFWRAGTLVISQRVKGPEWIAVYAIPLSAFLAGISPLYWASVALTLLALSLLWLLYFFYRRWVAAPMESEVARASELEAFRRSVLQTLPVGVVVFSMGSRRVLYVNTLACELLGTASLTRIKQFCDDVLAQSGYCGEVEAKALMECSWAQDGSEEVALGVSIGASRFDGNDVVLIGMLDLSDRKEKEALLQAAKLAAEAENRAKSLFVAAISHEIRTPLHGAMGNLELLAAQDIPPEHLQRVAVIRSAFDGLLTLVNDILDATKIESGAMRICAREAVVSQSVTRAIQNFAPAILARGLTLSYAADEALDHPLSVDDLRLGQILQNLLSNAVKFTTRGGISVRSRWETAQGNGGTLVIDVQDTGIGISSDVQRRLFQALDQGDDGIERRFGGTGLGLYLCRQLASLMGGTVDVDSDLGTGARFRLRIPATKVDAALDAWPSLAGMKVAIRRTGAAANAALVTWMEAIGVTVCEEGAAHVDLTIALFDVCDRDARLLDASQSNNTACLLRLTPDGPLLPTHDDVSMHLTSLDWLALRRFLHEHHSGLRHSEATEALAIEAVEGGAVIVADDDEVSRTLLCEQLRMLGVSDVRAYGDGERAVAAHRSRPADLLFVDLNMPKLDGRGVVRRLRAMKDGVKVVVVTAGGDAEIDGFPSYFDDSLQKPVTLSQVSRALVRHLVPDAGDAPATRHAKKGLPDATIADPILLRMQRAFVNSWSEDRPHLTISVERKDVTTLRRLLHRVGGALSALGEDAMVSEVNMLQVRASKGWSPDMASSVTALLARLDGLVRTYATENVASNDTTR; the protein is encoded by the coding sequence ATGCCAAAGTCACCGCTGCGCAAAGTCCTGCGTTACAACAAATCGGTTCTGCTCACATGTCTCGGCATTCTTTCATTCGTCATTCTGGCGGCGAGTGTACTTATCGCACTTCGCGGCGTTCGGGACGCGGAAGAAGACAGAATCGCTGAATTTGTCGAAAGACGCGAGCGCCTGGAATTGGTGGCGGACCAAGTGTCATCGCGTCTGATGCAATTGGTCGACCTCTACGAAGGTCTTTGGACGTTCCACGAGGGAGAGTCTGTACCGTCCGAGAGGTATCGTCGGGCATTGTTGCTCCAACAAGGTGTTGTGCAAAGCGCTGACGATCTGACTGCGGTGCCATTCACCATCGTAAGTAATCTGGTCGGAACCGCAGATTCAGACCGATTATCTCTCTATCTAAGATTGGTGCGAGCCGTTTCCGCTGCGCCGTCGATAGACGCACAACGGCTTGCGGGGATCCGGTTGACGGCCGTATTGTACGCGCCCGATGGCGCATTTGCCGCAGCCAGTCCATCCTATTCCGACGCAGCGTTACGAGCAATGCGGTTGTGCAAACCGCGCGACGTAGTCGCGCGGCTCATCGACGGCGTGGAGGCGGCCTACGCCGGGGCCAAGGCGGGGAAACGACCGCTTTGGATCGCTGCGCCCGGCAACGACGCGGGGGCCACGGCGATGATCGTCATCCCCATCATCAAGGACGGAGAACGCGTTGCCATGCTCGCCGTCAATGTGCCGAGCGTGCAGTTTGTCCAGTATTTTCGCAACCTTGAAAATTTGCCTGGCTTCCATGTGCTGTCCGAAAACGGATATCCGTTGCACTACGGTGTCGAGACAGACGAGGAGCGGCGAGTGTTCGGCGTGGTGAGTGCTGAAAGGCAGCGAATCGTCAATCATGACTCGAAAATCCTGACGTTCTGGCGAGCTGGCACCCTTGTCATCTCTCAGCGTGTGAAAGGGCCGGAATGGATCGCAGTATATGCAATCCCGTTGAGCGCCTTTTTGGCAGGCATATCCCCCTTGTACTGGGCCTCTGTAGCATTAACGCTCCTTGCATTGTCCTTGTTATGGCTCTTGTACTTCTTCTATCGCCGATGGGTTGCCGCGCCGATGGAGAGTGAAGTCGCACGGGCTTCCGAGCTCGAAGCATTTCGACGTAGCGTACTGCAGACCTTGCCTGTCGGCGTCGTCGTTTTTTCCATGGGGTCCCGTCGTGTGCTGTACGTCAACACGCTCGCGTGCGAGTTGCTCGGTACCGCATCGCTCACGCGCATCAAGCAGTTTTGCGACGATGTGTTGGCCCAAAGTGGATATTGCGGGGAGGTTGAAGCCAAGGCATTGATGGAGTGTTCGTGGGCGCAAGACGGAAGCGAGGAGGTGGCGCTGGGGGTCTCGATCGGAGCATCCAGGTTCGACGGAAACGATGTGGTGCTGATTGGCATGCTCGATTTGTCGGACAGAAAGGAAAAGGAGGCACTGCTGCAAGCAGCAAAGTTGGCAGCGGAGGCTGAAAATCGAGCGAAATCACTTTTCGTTGCGGCGATAAGTCACGAGATTCGGACGCCTTTGCACGGTGCGATGGGCAATCTGGAGCTACTAGCGGCACAGGACATCCCACCGGAACATCTTCAACGTGTTGCGGTAATTCGCAGCGCCTTTGATGGTCTGTTGACATTGGTTAACGACATTCTTGACGCGACGAAGATCGAATCGGGGGCGATGCGTATTTGTGCGCGGGAGGCCGTCGTCAGCCAGTCCGTCACACGAGCTATCCAGAACTTTGCACCGGCGATTCTTGCGAGGGGGTTGACGTTGTCCTACGCGGCAGATGAGGCGCTCGATCACCCCTTGAGCGTCGACGATCTGCGCCTCGGGCAGATCTTGCAGAATCTCCTGAGCAATGCGGTGAAGTTCACAACAAGAGGAGGTATTTCGGTTCGTTCCCGTTGGGAGACGGCACAGGGGAACGGGGGAACGCTTGTTATCGACGTCCAGGATACCGGCATAGGCATCTCTTCAGACGTACAACGCCGATTATTTCAGGCACTCGACCAAGGCGATGATGGCATTGAGCGGAGGTTCGGAGGTACAGGGCTAGGCTTGTATCTATGCAGGCAACTCGCGTCGCTGATGGGGGGCACGGTCGATGTCGACAGTGATCTCGGTACGGGGGCCCGATTCCGTTTGCGTATTCCTGCGACGAAGGTGGATGCCGCCCTCGATGCCTGGCCGTCACTGGCTGGAATGAAAGTTGCCATTCGACGTACCGGGGCGGCGGCGAACGCTGCACTCGTCACCTGGATGGAAGCGATTGGCGTGACGGTCTGTGAGGAAGGCGCGGCTCACGTTGACTTGACCATCGCGTTGTTCGACGTTTGTGATCGCGACGCCCGGTTGCTAGACGCGTCGCAAAGCAACAACACGGCTTGCTTACTAAGGTTAACCCCGGACGGCCCGTTGTTGCCGACGCACGACGATGTGTCAATGCATTTGACATCGCTTGATTGGCTTGCGTTACGTAGATTTCTGCATGAGCATCACAGCGGATTACGCCATTCCGAAGCCACAGAAGCGTTGGCGATCGAAGCGGTGGAGGGCGGAGCGGTTATCGTTGCCGATGATGATGAGGTCAGTCGCACTCTGCTGTGCGAGCAACTCCGAATGCTGGGTGTTTCGGACGTGCGGGCCTATGGCGACGGTGAACGTGCCGTTGCCGCACATCGGAGTCGTCCGGCGGACCTGCTTTTTGTCGACCTGAATATGCCGAAGCTTGACGGACGAGGGGTGGTCCGGCGTTTGAGGGCGATGAAAGACGGGGTAAAAGTGGTCGTGGTCACCGCGGGTGGCGATGCGGAAATTGATGGATTCCCCAGCTATTTCGACGACTCTCTGCAGAAACCGGTGACATTGTCACAGGTATCACGAGCGCTCGTTCGACATCTCGTCCCCGATGCCGGCGACGCCCCCGCAACTCGGCATGCTAAGAAGGGTTTGCCCGACGCGACAATCGCCGATCCCATCTTGTTGCGTATGCAACGGGCATTTGTCAATTCGTGGAGCGAGGACCGCCCACATTTGACGATTTCTGTTGAGCGTAAGGACGTTACGACGCTGCGACGCCTGTTGCATCGAGTAGGGGGGGCTCTGAGCGCGCTTGGCGAAGATGCAATGGTGAGTGAGGTGAATATGTTGCAGGTTCGCGCTTCCAAAGGTTGGAGTCCCGACATGGCGTCGAGCGTGACGGCGCTGTTGGCTCGTCTTGATGGCCTTGTGCGAACTTATGCCACTGAAAACGTGGCAAGCAACGATACCACGCGCTAA
- a CDS encoding transposase, giving the protein MKKRYTDEQIIDILRETRGCQTTAELCLKYGISEATYYNWRTKFGEKRQEIELRLKALEKENNELRKLLALSLLDNVALRDKLARE; this is encoded by the coding sequence ATGAAAAAGCGCTACACGGATGAACAAATCATCGACATCCTGCGCGAGACCCGGGGCTGTCAAACGACGGCTGAACTCTGCCTGAAGTACGGTATTTCAGAAGCCACTTATTACAATTGGCGCACCAAGTTCGGCGAAAAGCGCCAGGAGATCGAGCTTCGCTTGAAAGCGCTGGAGAAGGAGAACAACGAGCTCCGAAAGTTGCTCGCACTGAGCTTACTCGACAACGTAGCGCTGCGCGACAAGCTGGCACGAGAATAG